The genomic DNA aataaattgaataaatgaattcaatgaGGAGCTGAGTTTCTATCATGGCCTGTCTCTCTCCATTTTGTCTATGAAGTAGGGTCAAGGTCATTTGTTGAGtggaaggagggtgggggagggatggtacCAATGGGATAGGGAGTGTCAGGAAAATGCTAAGAATTTACAATAGTTTCCTTGGAAATGTGAAAGGAACTAATAAAGTTCAGTTATTTCCCCTGTTCAATAATGTCACCATCAATACTACATCATGAGGTGATATCAAGactttgaggaaataaaaaataatctttaacaGAAAGTTTGAGGAATGTTGTACTAGATGATTAATAAGCCATTCTAGTCTTTGTGCTTCAAAGATGTTGTTGAGTTATATgggtgaatgtaaaatggtaagtCTTTGCATTTATTCACATATATGGTAAATGGTTAACATTGGTGaaactggaaataataaaaatatttcatttttaggcTATACTATGTCAACCTTCATCAGACGATATAGCAGGTACTTGAATGAAAAGTCACTCGCATATAGACTGATTGCATATGACATCACCAAAACCAAGAGAGGGTAGGTAAATATCATTGGTTTGTAAGCAAGAAGTACTGAAATACATATGTGCTCTGATATGTAGTTTGTCAAAAACACAGCTTTATTTGAAGATGCCAGTGTCACAGTGCTTCTCACACTcaattattattgctgttatgaatttttttctctcttacagGACGGATGGTGTGATGAGAACGATGAACACTGAGGAGCTGCTGAACACTCTTGCGGTTATTCAAACTCAGTTTGATgctcttctttattttaatgtaagaGCTTTATAAATCCTTTGGAAAAATATTGGTAAACAGCATTGTTTACCTGTAGGTGGgagagggaatttttaaaaattgtggtggTAATTGAttactcttttatttaatttccagGCAAATCCTGACGAAATAACTAATGGTATAATACATGCTGCTTTCATGCTCCTCTTTAAGGATTTTCTTCGCCTCTTTGCAGCCTATAATGAGGGGATCCTTAATCTGCTAGGTAAGCTAAAGAATAggcattacttaaaaaaaataaactggtaaaaataatttatttgtaaaaatcttTTATCTCTACATTTAGACTCATATGTGTTTTAGATTCAAAATAGAAGATCCTTGCAGGGTCATacgtatttttaaataatgagacatcatattcctttttttggttaaaaataatTGGCTAATCAGCCACAGAAGTTTTCAGTTTGTATATAAGTGCTAACTGTTATTTCTGGGAAACTTATCAGGAAATCAACATGGGTTGCCATATTTATACATTACACACTAAGTCCCACTCCACCAAGGTCAGATAATACAGTTCTGACTTTCCTAAGATATAGCCTATAATATAACTAATTGTTTTGATCATATACAAGCGTATGTTTCTTAGGCTTTTCAGGAAATTTCAGTCATCATTTAGCCCTAATGAGTGATTCATTTCATAGGAGGTGTTCTCCAAACTTCGTTGATGAGAATTTGAGATATTTCTCATACTGAAGAAGTGTATAATACATTTGTAGAGTTATAAAGGTAGGAAACACAGCCCCTTCCGTCAGAGACCATCAGAGCTTGATGTTAATCAAAAAGATTCCAGACCAGAAGTTGTAGAAATTAAACTATCTAAATTATATGTGTACACTATTACATGCCATACATATTACCAGCACCACTGTTCAGCATGCAGTAGTTCCTCTATAAAAATCTGTTGATTATACTTATACAAGCAGTGTTGTTGCTtgttaaagcagaaaataactaGATTAAAACTAATTGTTTTCAGCAAGTTAAAATCATATCCAGAGTCAACTTAACACAGAATCATCAGAATGGAGTGAAACTTGGAATTGCTACGATATTAGCTCCTttgttgtaatttatttttctatttttaggcAAGTATTTTGACATGAGGAAGAACCAATGCAAGGAAAGTTTGGGTATTTACATCAGGTTCCTTGAAAGAAGGACCAAATTGGCACAGTTCCTGAAAGTTGCAAAGGTACAGAAATCTATTTGTATACGAGGCTTTTGTGCTGTTTTCTGTATTAGTTTAGTATCCTGTATAACTATACCTCTACCCCACCACCAtgccacacaaacacacagacattgGTAGTTTAAACTATTTTGTAAACAGTACAGCTAAAAGCTAGAATTAGGTACTTCAAATGTACCTTCCAATGCGTTTGTGGTCAAAAACAATCTTAGAAGGATTTCTGTTTGTGGCCATGAGGATAACTGATACCAAGCTTACCCTCCCACCAGAAAAAACTCTAAAACCAGGCCAAAAGATATATGACATGAGTCTTTTAAGGCAGCGGATAATAGGTAGAACAGGTCTGTGATCAGTGAGAGAAGGAAATATATGAGGTGAGCCGCATGTTTGCCCCAATAGCTGATTCTGACTACTTGAAAAATTAGAACACATTTGTATGATATCCAAAATGCAGCTTAGCTCTTCCCAAAACAGCAAAGATTCAACATCTGGTgagtcctttcttttttaattttatcctaaGAACAAATATAAGTTTATGCTTAAGTGTGCAAGGTATACGTTAGCCTGATGTTTTTCTTGATCAGGGTGTGAACCAGCCCAGCAAGGCATTCATGCTCTTGGAGTATTTTCTCTTTAGCGTACAAATTGGTCTCACACTTACTTTTCTTTGTTAACACTCCTGGctgtaatgttttcttttttcccctttttttgtgATTTCAGCAAGTTGGAATTGACCAGAATGACATTCCATATCTTAATCAGGTCAGTATATCTCTCATCTGTGTTTAAgtggctttttaattttatttatttatttatttttggctgtgttgggtcttcgtcgctgagcgcgggctttctctagttgcggcgagcaggggctacttgacgttgcggtgcgtgggcttctcatcgcggtggcttctcttgttgtggagcactggctctaatgcgtgggcttcagtagttatggtgcacgggctcagtagttgtggctcatgggctctagagcacaggctcagtagttgtggtgcacgggcttagttgctccgcggcatgtgggatcttcctggaccagagctcgaacctgtgtcccctgcattagcaggcagattgttaaccgctgcaccaccaaggaagtccctaagtgactttttgtttttatgttgtgtTTATTATATTAATCATCATCTGAGACTCCATCATTTTCCATATACTTACATGTGTATTTTCATTTCCCCAAGagtaacatttatatttatacttatatatacatagGCTTGTGTCTTCTGAACAGGTCTGTGAGCTGTAGGTCTCATAAAAGAGAGCATTCCTCTCTGAGAGCTAAGTGGCGACTCATAGTATAACAACTCCAgcatgctttttattttgtttttattttttattattttttaaatacttttattggagtataattgctttacaatggtgtgttagtttctgctttataacaaagtgaatcagttatacatatacatatatccctaaatctcttccctcttgcgtctccctccctcccaccctccctatcccacccctctagctggtcacaaagcaccgagctgatctccctgtgctatgcggctgcttcccactagctatctattttacatttggtcgtgtctatatgtccatgccactctctcactttgtcccagcttacccttccccctccccatatccccaagttcattctctagtaggtctgtgtcgttattcctgtcttgcccctcggttcttcatgaccaattattttattttattttttttagattcaatatatatgtgttagcatacggtatttgtttttctctttctgacttacttcactctgtatgacagactctaactccatccacctcactacaaatacctccatttcatttctttttatggctgagtaatattccattgtatatatgtgccacatcttctttatccattcatccgatgatggacacttaggttgcttccatgtcccggctattgtgaatagagctgcaatgaacattgtggtacatgactctttttgaattatggttttctcagggtatatgcccagtagtgggattgctgggtcgtatggtagttctatttttagttttttaaggaacctccatactgttctccatagtggctgtatcaatttacattcccaccaacagtgcaagagggttcccttttctccacaccctctccagcatttattgtttgtagattttttgatgatggccattctgaccggtgggagatgatatcgcattgtaattttgatttgcatttctctaatgattaatgatgttgagcatcctttcatgtgtttgttggcaatctgtatatcttctttggagaaatgtctgtttaggtcttctgcccatttttggattgggttgtttgttttttttgatattgagctgcatgagctgcttgtaaactttggagatcaatcctttgtcagttgcttcatttgcaaatattttctcccattatgagggttgtcttttcgtcatgtttatggtttcctttgctgtgcaaaagcttttaagtttcattaggtcccatttgtttgtttttatttccatttctctaggaggtgggtcaaaaaggatcttgctgtgatgtatgtcatagagtgttctgcctatgttttcctctaagagtttgatagtgtctggccttacatttaggtctttaatccattttgagtttatttttgtgtatgctgttaaggagtgttctaatttcgttcttttacatgtagctgtccagttttcccagcaccacttactgaagaggctgtcttttctccattgtatattcttgtctcctttatcaaagataaggtgaccatatgccaGCATGCTTTTTAAATGGACAGAACTGATTGGAGGAAACAGGAGACTATTGGGAATAATGAATTTAGGCTTGAGGCCACCTTGCCTACCTTTCAGGTGTGTAATCTCAAGCAACTCATTTCCATTCTCCGTCCCTCGTCTATGCAAATGCAGAATGGGCGTGTTACTCTTGTCTACCTCATAGCAgggttgtgagaatcaaatgaactCAGGCCTTTTCCTTCCGCAGTGGGTGTGATGTGAGGCAGAGGTGGCCATGCAGCAGGTGAGGATGAAGCGAGGGTCTGGCAGCCTGCACCCCATCCCAGGTGTATCATAAGGCTTGAGCAGCAGGGGTTGCTGGCCCAGCCTGGACCTGCTCTGGGCCCCAAACTAATATGGCAGGCCACCTTAGGTCACTTGGAATATGGGCCAAAGCAGTCTTCCTTGGTATCCAGAATGCAAAGAGACCTACCAATAGTCATGTTTCCTTTTTTGGGATGAGATGTGCAAGATGCAACCATTTGTCTTCTGTTTTCAATGGGATTTTCTGGTAGATCCCTGGCCACTGAAACCCTAAAAAGTTTACTGTTATGGAAGGCTCCTGAATGTTTGTAGGGTTTACCTCCTATCTGGAGTGCATATAACTTTCCAAGGTCTCCACTGTACTGGCACCTCCCTGTTCATCTGATCCATTTAGCATGAAGATCATGAACAGAAGTGGATCAATGCGATTTATGAGGCGTGACCAGATGGTCTAGACTTCTTCTGACCATATTCTGACATATGGGTTGAGAGAGTTAACACAGCCTGGGTCAGAGTATAAATGTATAGCATTGCCCATTCCACGTGCCTACAAACTCTTACTGATCCACACTTTAGATGGCAATGGAAAGCAGAACATTGACCGAACTGTTAGCCACATACCATGTTCCTGAGACTACATTAACCCACCTCTACCAAAGGAACTATAGTGGCTGCAGTTGGGTTACTACTTGATTGATTATGCTGTAGTATGTCACTCTCCAGGGCCTGACTGGTTTGGGGGCCATACTGGTGAATTATATGGAGATAGGGTGGGGACCATCACCCCTGCATCCTTTTTATCTTTAAGATTGGCACTGATTGCTGCCATCTTCCTAGGAggatcttgtttatttttactgttgcGACTGGATGGCAGGAAGGGGGGTGGAGTAGAGGTCTCCATATCGTCTCCAACAAGGGAGACTCAGGACTTTCACAGCCATCCCCCTGGATCTCCCCATCCCATGAGTCAGGGCTTTTACTCTTTCCCAGTGCCTGACTGTGGTGTGGCAGACCTGCCTTGGTTGGGACTGGAGGAATGGGGAGAAGTCTGTAAAGAGAGAGAGGGTGATGATGTGGGGTGAGGAAATTGAGAGGATTTGGGATCCAGAACACGGTGCACCCAGCAGTGGCCTCAGGTGAGAGGGTAGAGGAGGTTGGGAGGAGAAGGTAGTTGCAGATGCAAATAAATCTTGGGTTTGgtggcagagaaggagagagttTCTGTCTGATGTCTTCTCAAAAATCTTTCAAGGACTGCATCTtcattcccatcttgcccctaggttcttcatgaccatttttatttttagattccatatatatgtgttagcatacagtatttgtttttctctttctgacttacttcactctgtatgacagactctaggtccatccacctcactacaaataactcgatttcatttctttttatggctgagtaatattccattgtgtatatgtgccacatcttctttatccattcatctgtcgatggacactttggttgcttccatgtcctggctattgtaaatagagctgcaatgaacattttggtacatgactctttttcaattatggttttcccagggcatatgcccagtagtgggattgctgggtcgtatggtagttctatttttagtttttttttttttttttttaaatattttattcaaatcacatttattttatatttatttatttatttatttatggctgtgttgggtcttcgtttctgtgcgagggcttcctcccgttgcggcaagcgggggccactcttcatcgcggtgcgcgggcctctcactatcgcggcctctcttgttgtggagcacaagctccagatgcgcaggctcagtaattgtggctcacgggcctagttgctctgcggcatgtgggatcttcccagaccagggctcgaacccgtgtgccctgcattggcaggcagattctcaaccactgcgccaccagggaagccctatttttagttttttaaggaacgtccatactgttctgcatagtggctgtatcaatttacattcccaccaacagtgcaagagggttcccttttctccacaccctctccagcatttattgtttgtagattttttgatgatggccattctgaccggtgggagatgatgtctcattgtagttttcatttgcatttctctaatgattaatgatgttgagcatcctttcatgtgtctgttggcaatctgtatatcttctttggagaaatgtctctttaggtcttctgcccatttttggattgggttgtttgtttttttaatgttgagctgcatgagctgcttgtaaattgcagacctactagagaatggacttgaggatatggggagggggaagggtaagctgggacaaagtgagagagtggcatggacgtatatacactaccaaacgtaaaatagatagctagtgggaagcagccgcatagcacagggagatcagctctgtgctttgtgaccacctagaggggtgggatagggagggtgggagggagggagatgcaagagggaagagatatggggacttatgtatatgtataactgattcactttgttataaagcagaaactaacacaccattgtaaagcaattatactccaataaagatgtaaaaaaaaaatctttcaaggaAAGAAATGTGTCCTCACAAGCATTCCTTCATGTACAGATAGGTACGAAAGAGACCTATTTTGTGCACAGACATTGAACCCCACAGAATGGTCCACAACAGGAACCATTGTTGGATGAAATAACGCACAAATTCCTGAATGAGAATTCAGATAACCAGACGGAGAGACAATGAGAATATCTGGGTTAGTAGGGGAGAAGATGGAATTTCATTGCCCAAAGTCACCATAATTGGTGGATTTAAATCAACATTCATTCACAGACACAGGCCTGACCCCTACCAGGAAGAAGGAGCTATAATGAATGAGGTACACTCCTAGCCCCTGAGTTCCTGCAAAAGAGACCTCACTTCCTTGAGGTGGTGAAGCTGGGAAGGGTTCCTGTGCTGAGAACCACAGCTTGGCTGTCATGGGGGCCCAGAGGAGCATCAGTTGACCTGGGCTTGGCATCTTGGCCTTGGCCTCCTTCAGTGCTCAGCACCTGTGGCCAGAGCTCTAGGGGACATCTGACTGTCGGTCGGCCAGTTTCTCTCGTGCTTGCAACAGTCTTTATGTGAAGCAAGAGCTGCTAAACTGTTAGGTGCAGGCTCACCATTTTCAGGCTCTGCCAAACCCTTGTGTCTTCTGAAGGGGCGTCTCCCTCATTTCCTCGGCTGATCCTTCCTCCTTGATTTCGACACTGTCTAGGGCTCACAGAGCCTCCTGCGAGTGGCTGTCTGGTGCGTCTGCCTGTGTCCATGCGTCTTCTTTCCACCATCACCTGCCGTTCATGTTGAGTGCAACTCCCGGAAACTCGCTAGCAGCGTCTGCTCTGTCTGCCATTCGAtgcacttttatttttccccagagcCGTTCAAACCTACGTCTCTGGGCCACACCCCTCATCAGAGCTCCAGGGGCACAAACTCGGGGACCTACCAGATGGCTCCGCCCTGCTGGGTACCAGCTTTGCCTTAGCATAGCCGTGGTTTTGGTGGGCGGAGGGCCACTGTGTGCCTCACACAAGCGCTCTGACAGCCTCACGCCTACCCTTTCGCTGGGAAGCTCCGTTTTGGGGCCTTGTAAGTTTTCGGTCGTTCCGAGCAGGGTTCTGCTAATCACGGGTGACAGCTTTGCCACAAATTTATAGCTGTCGGTGAATTATCTGAAAGCAAATCGGATGAAAAAGAATGTTGCCAACCAACACTGTGCAAGTAGTGAcaacttctatttatttattattttgttgtatatttattgagtgactgaATGAGTGAACTAGAAATGCTCTGTGTTGCCCTGGTGATGCTGGGAGTCGCCTGGTCATTTTGGGCTCCCTCCGCCCCTCTTTGCTGTCTAGTATGTTTGAACCTTTGAAG from Balaenoptera acutorostrata chromosome X, mBalAcu1.1, whole genome shotgun sequence includes the following:
- the LOC130706337 gene encoding phosphatidylinositol-binding clathrin assembly protein-like, with translation MGSSASKAALRATTDEPSEPGPKHLADLIQYINGTKRSVEHLADILSEKTRSSSWVVVFKALITVHHLMVHGNERFIQHLASRNSLFTLYNFLDKSVTEGYTMSTFIRRYSRYLNEKSLAYRLIAYDITKTKRGTDGVMRTMNTEELLNTLAVIQTQFDALLYFNANPDEITNGIIHAAFMLLFKDFLRLFAAYNEGILNLLGKYFDMRKNQCKESLGIYIRFLERRTKLAQFLKVAKQVGIDQNDIPYLNQHEDHEQKWINAIYEA